The segment TGGCCAACCCCCGCCTGCAGGTCATCGTGGTCATGGGCGACGGCGACGCCACCGCCATCGGCGGCAACCACTTCATCCACGCCGCCAGGCGCAATATCAACCTCACCGCCCTCATCATCAACAACCAGATCTACGGCATGACCGGCGGCCAATACTCCCCCACCACCCCTTATGGCGCCAGAACCACCACCAGCTTGTATGGCCATCTGGAGCAACCCTTCGCCATCGCCGAGCTGGCCCTGGCCGCCGGCGCCGCCTGGGTGGGCCGCAGCACCGTCTACCACGCCAGCCACCTGGACCGACTCCTCGAAGCCGCCATCCTCAAGAAAGGCTTCGCCGTAGTGGAAGTCATCAGCCACTGCCACACCCAGTTCGGCCGCAAAAATAAAATGGGCGGCCCGGCCGAGATGATGCGCTGGCAAAAAGAAGTGGCCGTCCCCATCGACAAAGCCAAAACCATGGACCCGGAACAACTCAAAGGCAAAATCACCATCGGCATCCTCGCCGATAAAGACCTCCCCAGC is part of the Desulfobaccales bacterium genome and harbors:
- a CDS encoding 2-oxoacid:ferredoxin oxidoreductase subunit beta, which gives rise to MPEITKLIHKYLRHEKKFPHVWCPGCGNGIVLGALIRAIDRTGFGKDDIVLISGIGCAGRMSVYVDFNTLHTTHGRALTFATGVKLANPRLQVIVVMGDGDATAIGGNHFIHAARRNINLTALIINNQIYGMTGGQYSPTTPYGARTTTSLYGHLEQPFAIAELALAAGAAWVGRSTVYHASHLDRLLEAAILKKGFAVVEVISHCHTQFGRKNKMGGPAEMMRWQKEVAVPIDKAKTMDPEQLKGKITIGILADKDLPSYTREYRKIQLAARATQEEG